ggttctccagacaagaatactggagtggattgtcatatcctcctccaggagatcttcctaacctagagatcgaacccacatctccttcattggtgggcaggttctttattactagtgcCACATGGAAAGTGCCCTTTTCCACCCAATGAAGCACCAAACTTCCACTGAATTTTGTCTTAAGTGTATCATTTCCTCACTCTTGGCAGTAGTAGAATTGTGTTCAAGGATAATTGTACTGTGGAGCTTCCAATATTTTCACATATGTCAAATATTTTTCAGgccatctttatttttatgtttttcccttGATACATCTATCTCTTAAGAATATGTCTTATTCATCATTATAACATTGCTAGCAACTAGCACAAAGTTTTTCATAGAGTAAGTATTCAATACATATGTCATTTTATTGAGTCCGATGTTCttttattagttccatattcacAGCTATCAAGTTCCTGgttcttttccttgttttaacATTCCTAAATTCAGAAAAAGTCCCAGTCCTTCCTCCAAAATGGTTCTCGCAGGGTCTGCAGCATTCCTCAGCCCCAAGACTTACAGAAGACTTGACGGATCCCTCTGTGTATCTCCTTTGTCTTCACACTGTAGATGATGGGGTTGAGCATGGGGGGTATAAACAGGTAGACATTTGACATCATGACATGAACAACAAGTGGGGCACTTTTCCAGAAGCGGTGGATCATGGAGACAGCGATTATAGGCACATAAAAAGCCAGTACTGCACAGATGTGGGACATGCAGGTGTTGAGAGCTTTGAACCGCTGCTCCCGGGATGCAATTGCCAGCACGGCTCTCAGAATCAATGTATAAGAAAGCAGGATAAAAGTTGAGTCTATGCCATAGGTAAAAATAACCACAAAGAGCCCATAGATGTTATTAACATGGATATCTCCACATGCCACTTTCATGAGATCTGGATGGAGGCAGTACGAGTGATGTAAAACATTGCCTTTGCAGAAGGGCAGTCGTTTCaccagaaaagggaaagggaagagagtGGTGAAACTTTTGGCAACGATGCCTAGGCCCATAGCCAAGATGCAGTTGTTGGTGAGCACAGTTGCATAGCGTAGTGGGTCACAAATAGCCACAAAACGATCAAAGCTCATGGCCAGCAGTATGCCTGATTCCATGAAAGAGAAAGTATGAATGAAGAACATCTGAACCAAGCAGGCATCAAAGTCAACATGACGATAGTTGAAGCAGAAGGTAGCAAGCACTGTGGGAAGTGTAGAGAAGGACACTCCCAGATCATTGAGAGAGAGCATAGAGAGGAAGTAGTACATGGGCTGGTGGAGAGTAGGCTCTCGAATCACCAAAGCAAGGATGGTGAGGTTGCCTATGATGGAAATCAGGTAGAGGATGCAGAAAACCAGAGCAACCCAGGCTTGACCTGTCTGCATCCCAGGGATGCCTGTTAGCTGGAGTGTGGCTGGCTGGAAGGGGGTGCCATTGAGGCCCAACATGGCAGGCAGATGTAAGAACACAGATGGGGGATGTGCCCAAGAGGGTGTGTGGGAATGTTCTTCACTCTTTTTCAGACATCCTGTCTCCAACACAAAAGGTCAGAGATTGAAAGTGTTGGCTTCTGGTCCTACTTCCTCCGTTAGACTATGAGCTCTTTGAGGATAACAACTGAGTTCTACTCTGACTCATCAGAGCCCAGCTCCCTCTCACGACCATGTTATAAACTCCATGAAGGTGTGATAAACAAGTGAGCAAGAGCAAGGTGACAGGACGGGAGATTATACGAGAAAGTTTCCTAATTCTCACCTaaaactccagtattccttcacTTCACCATCTCACCCTAGAAAACATATTCCggaaattttgagaaaaaattagaaattaagatGTACAGGGAAAAGGAAACACTGTCCTTATCTCTGGTAAACCTTTTGTAGGTGGCAAAGATGAAACCTCTACAGCTAGAAAATTACAGCTTCGATAACTTTACTCAGACTTTACGTCAACCTCCTTGTCACTTTGAAgtcttaaattctatttttttttttagcttctgaCCATAGCTTTCCACCTACTAATAATCTTACCTTCTCACCCCATGGTCTTGCTTTCAAAGTTTTAACCattctttcaccttcttctcttTATCTATTAGCTCTTCCTTCCTCACTGCTTTCCTGACCTACCCTCCCTCTAGGACTGGTATCTTTATCTTCTCTTTGCCTCTCTTTCACATTCACACAATACACTGTAACCACTGATAAATTCTATAATCAAATTGGGTGTGCAGCTGGATAAAGTCAAAGAAGCAAGTACTTTAttggggaagaaagaggagaCAGAGTGAGATTATTTACCACTACCAAAAACTTTAACTTGCTCTCAGCTAGCCCTTGTTTTCTGAGAAAAAGATGTCTCTTTCCCAAGCCCAGGCCCTCCACCTTTAGGCTTGTGTTTCTTGCCATGTCACTCAGAGACCTCTTCCATTAGTCTGTTGTACTGTATCTTCAAcctctcactttctctttcccaTAAACCAATAAGCACATACAAGATTATCCCATCGTAGaaacataactttccttctctaGCTTCCATGCTGTTATTCTTTCTCAATTCATAGTCAAACTTCTTGAGACCCTGTCTCTCTAGATGCCAAGGAAGGGGAGCTTGTttgtatgtctgtttttccaaTCCATTCTGAGATCCCCAGATTCAAGGATTTGATCTTAATGACTGCCTTATCAGTGCTTGATTTACTGTACTGTGGCTTCCACACTGCACCCTCCCAGTTGAAACTAATTTCTGTGTGGTCATTAGTGACCTCTTTGTCACCAAATCTAATGAAAACATTCTCTTTCTTAATCTATTTGACTTTCCTATGAGAGTTAACATTGTTGGTAACTCATCCTTTTAGAACTGCCTTCTTACTTCAGAAGCATCTCCCTAATTTTCCTCCTTCCTTGGCATTTTCATCTCTACCTTCTTTATCgattcctctttctctgtctttgccCTTTTCCAGCCTAACTCCTGGAAAAGAAATCAATAGTCAgaatagtaaaaattaataaaccatGTCATAAAGTACTTCTTTCCAGTTTTTATCCAAAATATCTCTATAACTATATTTCTCTGGAACAGATAGCTCAAAATTAAAGCTTCACTCTGTAAAGAGTAGaacagtggtttccaggggtCTGTGGCAGTGTTGGAGGAAAGATGGGGAGATGCTGATAAAAAGGTGCAGACTTCCAGCTATAAAATGCATGTCGACTATAATTAATAATTCTGTAATATGCATACttaggattccctggtagctcaggcatAAAAGGATActtctgcaatgcaagagacaggagtttgatccctggatctggaagatcccccatttcagtattcttgactaggaaatcccatggacagaggagcctggtgggctacagtccatggggtcacaaaagtcagacatgacttagtgacaaaaccacTATTACCAATATACATACTTAAGCCtttaagaaagtagatcttaaatattatcaacacattaaaaaaactgaTAATTATGTAAGGAAATAGAGGTGCTAACTAATTTCATTATggcaatcattttgcaatacattTGCTTACCATATCTTCACATTGTATAAGTTAAGTTTACATATGTTATATGTCAGTAATAGTTCAGTAAAGCTagaaaatctatatttaaaattaaaaaataagataaaactgCTTTGAAATTTAGAAATAGTCAAGTCCCATATTTTTTTGACTTTTCTAGTTTCCATCATCATCTTAGCCCTCTTAGTAAAATCAGTAAAAGTAGATGATGACTAGAGGCTGGAGATGCCCTGATATCAGTAATAATCATGAAAGTACATGGACCATAAGAAGGAATTATATTCATTTGGTTTCCCTCCTTTTCAACTGAGAATTTAAAGGAAACCTTTAATaaatgggatttcttttttttacttcccCTGTAaactttcctcttcctcctcacatAGGTTTAAAAGTTGATGTCTCTAAAAAATCATCTTAGATACAACCTCTCTTGTAGCTACTTTTTTATCATCTTAATTCCAAGATTATTTCTAGATCT
This genomic window from Bubalus bubalis isolate 160015118507 breed Murrah chromosome 16, NDDB_SH_1, whole genome shotgun sequence contains:
- the LOC102401522 gene encoding olfactory receptor 51I1 → MLGLNGTPFQPATLQLTGIPGMQTGQAWVALVFCILYLISIIGNLTILALVIREPTLHQPMYYFLSMLSLNDLGVSFSTLPTVLATFCFNYRHVDFDACLVQMFFIHTFSFMESGILLAMSFDRFVAICDPLRYATVLTNNCILAMGLGIVAKSFTTLFPFPFLVKRLPFCKGNVLHHSYCLHPDLMKVACGDIHVNNIYGLFVVIFTYGIDSTFILLSYTLILRAVLAIASREQRFKALNTCMSHICAVLAFYVPIIAVSMIHRFWKSAPLVVHVMMSNVYLFIPPMLNPIIYSVKTKEIHRGIRQVFCKSWG